One window of Balearica regulorum gibbericeps isolate bBalReg1 chromosome 10, bBalReg1.pri, whole genome shotgun sequence genomic DNA carries:
- the USP19 gene encoding ubiquitin carboxyl-terminal hydrolase 19 isoform X8 — MSSSTNAPGQRRVSRGLDDATNKKKQKDRANQESREVSRPELKQAETAQEKDSEEELLLDWKQNADEIIVKLNLGSGALKVEDVDAAFTDTDCVVKLPDGRQWSCQFYEEIESSCSKVQCKKGNFLQLVLQKKIPLHTWSSLLKRRKDGSKELAKGAACWENGKEKAASAELAPEEPRAEGAELPRSRREPSNPKRAPGRSEALGGKSPASPGMQSGPSAKRAVYVKVAPTEEEPNARVTGSVEPSKGHSGRAGSRRNGRANQIDAPTAIADLAPPLEKAVVLAKETVPVEIPPLATTTEVFPHRVATCLEKRVLQPGSPAEALRGRDCTSVLGETSKAVPVATPPLGRDGEKRDWSKDDVALEAAADEPEPFVSLTFVKNDSYEKGNDLVVVHVYVKEIHKETSRVLFREQDFTLVFQTSDTNFLRLHPGCGPHTVFRWQVKLRNLIEPDQCTYNFTVSRIDVCLKKRQSQRWGGLEAPATRGAVGGAKVAMPTGPTPLDKNPPGSNQHPLSNKEEARGSDKEKPRVEDGGLDGVAARTAPEHVAVKQEPHIPSPKPTCMVPPMTHSPVSTESVEDDEDEDEKKKVCLPGFTGLVNLGNTCFMNSVIQSLSNTRELRDYFHDRSFESEINYNNPLGTGGRLAIGFAMLLRALWKGTHHAFQPSKLKAIVASKASQFTGYAQHDAQEFMAFLLDGLHEDLNRIQNKPYTETVDSDGRPDEVVAEEAWQRHKMRNDSFIVDLFQGQYKSKLVCPVCSKVSITFDPFLYLPVPLPQKQKVLTVYYFAKEPHKKPIKFLVSISKENSSAMEVLDSVAHSVHVKPENLRLAEVIKNRFHRMFLPSNSLDTVSPTDLLLCFEVLSPELAKERVVELQVQQRPQVPSGPVAKCAACQKKQLPEDEKLRRCTRCYRVGYCNVACQKTHWPDHKALCRPENIGFPFLISVPESRLTYARLAQLLEGYARYSVSVFQPPFQLGRMSPEQGLQPLLPDKLEPLAKSSCAAATSAPEPGDGDRASSFLQEPPLSPAVPELHPEPGDTGTVRSKVLAARSSLLSLDSGFSEHMESQGDSCCEKEPSYERALKPEAAIPGYQHTPDSLSARATQFYINKIDAANREHKLEDKGDTPLELTDDCSLALVWKNNERLKEFVLVESKELECVEDPGSASEAARAGHFTLEQCLNLFTKPEVLAPEEAWYCPKCKQHREASKQLMLWRLPNVLIIQLKRFSFRSFIWRDKINDMVDFPVRSLDLSKFCIGRKGEQQLPMYDLYAVINHYGGMIGGHYTAYARLPNDKNSQRSDVGWRLFDDSTVTTVDESQVVTRYAYVLFYRRRNSPVERPLPGQPPDHRAEHTPSAEAAASQGLPPVPFGSGLAPEGAPALAAEGLPERFASPAERPAPSYSSMEEVD, encoded by the exons ATGTCCAGCAGCACCAATGCCCCTGGCCAGAGGAGAGTGTCTCGGGGCTTGGACGATGCCACCAACAAGAAGAAGCAGAAGGATCGAGCTAaccaggagagcagggaag TGTCTCGCCCTGAGCTCAAGCAGGCTGAGACTGCCCAGGAGAAGGACTCAGAGGAGG agctgctgctggactgGAAGCAGAATGCTGATGAGATCATTGTCAAGCTGAACTTGGGCAGCGGCGCTCTGAAAGTGGAGGATGTAGATGCTGCTTTCACCGACACGGATTGTGTGGTCAAACTACCAG ACGGGCGCCAGTGGAGCTGTCAGTTCTACGAGGAGATTGAGAGCTCATGCAGCAAAGTCCAGTGCAAGAAGGGCAATTTTCTACAGCTTGTGCTGCAGAAGAAGATCCCACTGCATACCTGGTCTTCACTTCTG aagagaaggaaagacgGATCCAAAGAGCTGGCCAAAGGGGCTGCATGCTGGGAGAACGGGAAGGAAaaggctgcttctgcagaactGGCCCCTGAAGAGCCCAGGGCTGAAGGTGCAGAGCTGCCAAGGTCCCGGCGGGAGCCCTCCAACCCCAAGCGTGCTCCGGGAAGAAGCGAGGCCCTGGGAGGAAAAAGCCCAGCCAGCCCAGGGATGCAGAGCGGCCCCAGTGCCAAGCGGGCAGTATACGTCAAAGTGGCTCCCACTGAAGAGGAGCCAAATGCCAGAGTCACTGGGAGCGTGGAGCCCAGCAAAGGGCACAGCgggagggcaggcagccgcCGCAATGGCAGAGCCAACCAGATCGATGCACCGACAGCCATTGCAGACCTTGCACCGCCACTGGAGAAG GCTGTGGTTTTGGCCAAGGAGACTGTTCCCGTGGAGATACCACCTCTTGCGACTACCACAGAGGTCTTTCCCCACCGTGTTGCCACCTGCTTGGAGAAGAGAGTCTtgcagccaggcagccctgcTGAGGCCTTGCGGGGCCGGGACTGCACGTCTGTTCTGGGAGAGACCTCTAAGGCTGTCCCAGTGGCCACTCCTCCCCTGGGCAGAGACGGTGAGAAAAGGGACTGGTCCAAGGACGACGTGGctctggaagcagcagctgatg AGCCAGAGCCTTTTGTGAGCCTGACCTTCGTCAAGAATGACTCATATGAGAAGGGCAATGACTTGGTGGTGGTACACGTCTACGTGAAAGAGATCCACAAGGAGACGTCCAGGGTGTTGTTCCGGGAGCAGGACTTCACGCTGGTGTTCCAGACAAG CGACACAAACTTCCTCCGCCTCCATCCTGGCTGTGGGCCCCACACAGTGTTCCGGTGGCAGGTGAAGCTCAG GAACCTTATTGAGCCAGACCAGTGCACATACAACTTCACGGTGTCTCGCATCGATGTCTGCCTGAAGAAACGCCAGAGCCAGcgctggggggggctggaggctCCAGCCACACGAG GTGCAGTGGGTGGTGCAAAGGTTGCCATGCCTACAGGCCCTACCCCTCTGGACAAGAACCCCCCAGGCAGTAACCAGCACCCCCTGTCCAACAAGGAGGAGGCCCGAGGCAGTGACAAAGAGAAGCCACGTGTGGAAGATGGGGGTCTGGATGGCGTGGCAGCCCGTACGGCCCCAGAGCACGTGGCAGTGAAGCAAGAGCCGCACATCCCCTCG CCTAAACCGACATGCATGGTGCCACCAATGACACATAGCCCTGTGAGCACGGAGAGCGTGGAGgatgatgaggatgaggatgagaagaagaaagtgtGCCTGCCTGGCTTCACGGGGCTGGTGAACTTGGGCAACACCTGCTTCATGAACAGCGTCATCCAGTCCCTGTCCAACACCCGGGAGCTGCGCGACTATTTCCATG ATCGATCCTTTGAGTCGGAAATCAACTACAACAACCCGCTGGGGACGGGGGGACGCCTGGCCATTGGCTTTGCCATGCTGCTGCGAGCGCTGTGGAAGGGCACGCAccatgccttccagccctctAAACTGAAG GCAATCGTGGCCAGCAAGGCCAGCCAGTTCACTGGCTATGCCCAGCACGACGCTCAGGAGTTCATGGCCTTCCTGCTCGATGGCTTGCATGAGGACCTCAACCGGATCCAGAACAAGCCCTACACGGAGACCGTTGACTCAGATGGGAGGCCTGATGAG GTGGTAGCTGAGGAGGCCTGGCAGCGACACAAAATGAGAAACGACTCTTTCATTGTGGACCTCTTCCAGGGCCAGTACAAATCCAAGCTGGTGTGCCCAGTGTGTTCCAAG GTTTCCATCACCTTTGACCCCTTCCTGTACCTCCCCGTGCCCCTCCCGCAGAAGCAGAAGGTGCTGACTGTCTACTACTTTGCAAAGGAGCCGCACAAGAAACCCATCAAG TTCCTTGTGAGTATCAGCAAGGAGAACTCCAGTGCCATGGAGGTACTTGACTCAGTGGCCCACAGTGTACACGTGAAACCAGAGAACCTGCGCCTGGCAGAG GTGATTAAGAATCGCTTCCACCGTATGTTCCTGCCATCCAACTCGCTGGACACGGTCTCCCCCACggacctgctgctctgctttgaggtgctgtccccagagctggctAAGGAGCGGGTGGTGGAGCTGCAGGTCCAGCAG CGTCCACAGGTGCCTAGCGGCCCTGTCGCCAAGTGTGCGGCCTGCCAGAAGAAGCAGCTGCCGGAGGATGAGAAGCTCAGGCGCTGCACGAGGTGCTATCGAGTCGGTTACTGCAACGT GGCATGTCAGAAAACACACTGGCCAGACCACAAGGCTTTGTGCCGCCCCGAGAACATTGGTTTCCCCTTCCTCATCAGTGTGCCAGAATCCCGTCTCACCTACGCCCGCCTggctcagctgctggagggCTACGCAAG GTACTCTGTCAGCGTGTTCCAGCCTCCGTTCCAGCTGGGCCGGATGTCACcggagcaggggctgcagcctctgctcccgGACAAGCTGGAGCCCCTGGCCAagagcagctgtgcagcagccaCCTCTGCCCCTGAGCCGGGGGATGGGGACAGAGCTTCCAGCTTCCTGCAGGAGCCCCCACTCTCGCCAGCTGTGCCTGAGCTGCACCCAGAGCCAGGGGACACCGGCACAGTCCGGAGCAAGGTTCTGGCAGCAAGAAGTTCCCTCTTGAGTTTGGATTCAGGCTTCTCCGAGCACATGGAGTCGCAGGGCGACAGCTGTTGCGAGAAGGAGCCGTCCTATGAGAGAGCCCTCAAGCCAGAAG CTGCCATTCCTGGGTACCAACACACTCCAGACTCGCTGAGTGCCCGTGCCACGCAGTTCTACATCAACAAGATCGATGCTGCCAACCGTGAGCACAAGCTGGAAGATAAAG GTGACACCCCCCTGGAGCTGACAGATGACTGCTCCCTCGCCCTGGTATGGAAGAACAACGAGCGCCTCAAGGAGTTTGTGTTGGTGGAGTCCAAGGAGCTGGAGTGCGTGGAGGACCCAGGCTCGGCCAGCGAAGCAGCCCGGGCTGGTCACTTCACCCTGGAGCAATGCCTCAATCTCTTCACCAAGCCCGAAGTCCTGGCCCCAGAGGAAGCGTG GTACTGCCCCAAGTGCAAGCAGCACCGTGAGGCCTCCAAGCAGCTGATGCTGTGGCGCCTGCCCAACGTCCTCATCATCCAGCTCAAGCGCTTCTCATTCCGCAGCTTTATTTGGAGGGACAAGATCAACGACATGGTGGACTTCCCCGTCCG GAGCCTGGACCTGAGCAAGTTCTGCATTGGCCGGAAGGGCGAGCAGCAGCTGCCCATGTATGACCTGTATGCTGTGATCAACCACTATGGAGGCATGATTGGGGGGCACTACACAGCGTACGCCCGCCTGCCCAACGACAAGAACAGCCAGCGCAGCGACGTGG GCTGGCGGCTCTTTGACGACAGTACGGTCACCACTGTGGATGAGAGCCAGGTGGTAACCAGATACGCGTATGTCCTCTTCTACCGCCGGAGGAACTCTCCTGTGGAGAGACCCCTGCCAGGGCAACCCCCAGACCACCGAGCCGAGCACACCCCCTCTGCCgaagctgctgccagccag GGACTGCCCCCGGTGCCGTTCGGATCTGGCCTGGCCCCCGAAGGAGCCCCGGCGCTGGCCGCGGAAGGCCTCCCCGAGCGCTTCGCCAGCCCTGCTGAGCGCCCAGCCCCCTCCTACAGCAGCATGGAAGAAGTCGACTAG
- the USP19 gene encoding ubiquitin carboxyl-terminal hydrolase 19 isoform X12: MSSSTNAPGQRRVSRGLDDATNKKKQKDRANQESREVSRPELKQAETAQEKDSEEELLLDWKQNADEIIVKLNLGSGALKVEDVDAAFTDTDCVVKLPDGRQWSCQFYEEIESSCSKVQCKKGNFLQLVLQKKIPLHTWSSLLRRKDGSKELAKGAACWENGKEKAASAELAPEEPRAEGAELPRSRREPSNPKRAPGRSEALGGKSPASPGMQSGPSAKRAVYVKVAPTEEEPNARVTGSVEPSKGHSGRAGSRRNGRANQIDAPTAIADLAPPLEKAVVLAKETVPVEIPPLATTTEVFPHRVATCLEKRVLQPGSPAEALRGRDCTSVLGETSKAVPVATPPLGRDGEKRDWSKDDVALEAAADEPEPFVSLTFVKNDSYEKGNDLVVVHVYVKEIHKETSRVLFREQDFTLVFQTSDTNFLRLHPGCGPHTVFRWQVKLRNLIEPDQCTYNFTVSRIDVCLKKRQSQRWGGLEAPATRGAVGGAKVAMPTGPTPLDKNPPGSNQHPLSNKEEARGSDKEKPRVEDGGLDGVAARTAPEHVAVKQEPHIPSPKPTCMVPPMTHSPVSTESVEDDEDEDEKKKVCLPGFTGLVNLGNTCFMNSVIQSLSNTRELRDYFHDRSFESEINYNNPLGTGGRLAIGFAMLLRALWKGTHHAFQPSKLKAIVASKASQFTGYAQHDAQEFMAFLLDGLHEDLNRIQNKPYTETVDSDGRPDEVVAEEAWQRHKMRNDSFIVDLFQGQYKSKLVCPVCSKVSITFDPFLYLPVPLPQKQKVLTVYYFAKEPHKKPIKFLVSISKENSSAMEVLDSVAHSVHVKPENLRLAEVIKNRFHRMFLPSNSLDTVSPTDLLLCFEVLSPELAKERVVELQVQQRPQVPSGPVAKCAACQKKQLPEDEKLRRCTRCYRVGYCNVACQKTHWPDHKALCRPENIGFPFLISVPESRLTYARLAQLLEGYARYSVSVFQPPFQLGRMSPEQGLQPLLPDKLEPLAKSSCAAATSAPEPGDGDRASSFLQEPPLSPAVPELHPEPGDTGTVRSKVLAARSSLLSLDSGFSEHMESQGDSCCEKEPSYERALKPEAAIPGYQHTPDSLSARATQFYINKIDAANREHKLEDKGDTPLELTDDCSLALVWKNNERLKEFVLVESKELECVEDPGSASEAARAGHFTLEQCLNLFTKPEVLAPEEAWYCPKCKQHREASKQLMLWRLPNVLIIQLKRFSFRSFIWRDKINDMVDFPVRSLDLSKFCIGRKGEQQLPMYDLYAVINHYGGMIGGHYTAYARLPNDKNSQRSDVGWRLFDDSTVTTVDESQVVTRYAYVLFYRRRNSPVERPLPGQPPDHRAEHTPSAEAAASQGLPPVPFGSGLAPEGAPALAAEGLPERFASPAERPAPSYSSMEEVD, encoded by the exons ATGTCCAGCAGCACCAATGCCCCTGGCCAGAGGAGAGTGTCTCGGGGCTTGGACGATGCCACCAACAAGAAGAAGCAGAAGGATCGAGCTAaccaggagagcagggaag TGTCTCGCCCTGAGCTCAAGCAGGCTGAGACTGCCCAGGAGAAGGACTCAGAGGAGG agctgctgctggactgGAAGCAGAATGCTGATGAGATCATTGTCAAGCTGAACTTGGGCAGCGGCGCTCTGAAAGTGGAGGATGTAGATGCTGCTTTCACCGACACGGATTGTGTGGTCAAACTACCAG ACGGGCGCCAGTGGAGCTGTCAGTTCTACGAGGAGATTGAGAGCTCATGCAGCAAAGTCCAGTGCAAGAAGGGCAATTTTCTACAGCTTGTGCTGCAGAAGAAGATCCCACTGCATACCTGGTCTTCACTTCTG agaaggaaagacgGATCCAAAGAGCTGGCCAAAGGGGCTGCATGCTGGGAGAACGGGAAGGAAaaggctgcttctgcagaactGGCCCCTGAAGAGCCCAGGGCTGAAGGTGCAGAGCTGCCAAGGTCCCGGCGGGAGCCCTCCAACCCCAAGCGTGCTCCGGGAAGAAGCGAGGCCCTGGGAGGAAAAAGCCCAGCCAGCCCAGGGATGCAGAGCGGCCCCAGTGCCAAGCGGGCAGTATACGTCAAAGTGGCTCCCACTGAAGAGGAGCCAAATGCCAGAGTCACTGGGAGCGTGGAGCCCAGCAAAGGGCACAGCgggagggcaggcagccgcCGCAATGGCAGAGCCAACCAGATCGATGCACCGACAGCCATTGCAGACCTTGCACCGCCACTGGAGAAG GCTGTGGTTTTGGCCAAGGAGACTGTTCCCGTGGAGATACCACCTCTTGCGACTACCACAGAGGTCTTTCCCCACCGTGTTGCCACCTGCTTGGAGAAGAGAGTCTtgcagccaggcagccctgcTGAGGCCTTGCGGGGCCGGGACTGCACGTCTGTTCTGGGAGAGACCTCTAAGGCTGTCCCAGTGGCCACTCCTCCCCTGGGCAGAGACGGTGAGAAAAGGGACTGGTCCAAGGACGACGTGGctctggaagcagcagctgatg AGCCAGAGCCTTTTGTGAGCCTGACCTTCGTCAAGAATGACTCATATGAGAAGGGCAATGACTTGGTGGTGGTACACGTCTACGTGAAAGAGATCCACAAGGAGACGTCCAGGGTGTTGTTCCGGGAGCAGGACTTCACGCTGGTGTTCCAGACAAG CGACACAAACTTCCTCCGCCTCCATCCTGGCTGTGGGCCCCACACAGTGTTCCGGTGGCAGGTGAAGCTCAG GAACCTTATTGAGCCAGACCAGTGCACATACAACTTCACGGTGTCTCGCATCGATGTCTGCCTGAAGAAACGCCAGAGCCAGcgctggggggggctggaggctCCAGCCACACGAG GTGCAGTGGGTGGTGCAAAGGTTGCCATGCCTACAGGCCCTACCCCTCTGGACAAGAACCCCCCAGGCAGTAACCAGCACCCCCTGTCCAACAAGGAGGAGGCCCGAGGCAGTGACAAAGAGAAGCCACGTGTGGAAGATGGGGGTCTGGATGGCGTGGCAGCCCGTACGGCCCCAGAGCACGTGGCAGTGAAGCAAGAGCCGCACATCCCCTCG CCTAAACCGACATGCATGGTGCCACCAATGACACATAGCCCTGTGAGCACGGAGAGCGTGGAGgatgatgaggatgaggatgagaagaagaaagtgtGCCTGCCTGGCTTCACGGGGCTGGTGAACTTGGGCAACACCTGCTTCATGAACAGCGTCATCCAGTCCCTGTCCAACACCCGGGAGCTGCGCGACTATTTCCATG ATCGATCCTTTGAGTCGGAAATCAACTACAACAACCCGCTGGGGACGGGGGGACGCCTGGCCATTGGCTTTGCCATGCTGCTGCGAGCGCTGTGGAAGGGCACGCAccatgccttccagccctctAAACTGAAG GCAATCGTGGCCAGCAAGGCCAGCCAGTTCACTGGCTATGCCCAGCACGACGCTCAGGAGTTCATGGCCTTCCTGCTCGATGGCTTGCATGAGGACCTCAACCGGATCCAGAACAAGCCCTACACGGAGACCGTTGACTCAGATGGGAGGCCTGATGAG GTGGTAGCTGAGGAGGCCTGGCAGCGACACAAAATGAGAAACGACTCTTTCATTGTGGACCTCTTCCAGGGCCAGTACAAATCCAAGCTGGTGTGCCCAGTGTGTTCCAAG GTTTCCATCACCTTTGACCCCTTCCTGTACCTCCCCGTGCCCCTCCCGCAGAAGCAGAAGGTGCTGACTGTCTACTACTTTGCAAAGGAGCCGCACAAGAAACCCATCAAG TTCCTTGTGAGTATCAGCAAGGAGAACTCCAGTGCCATGGAGGTACTTGACTCAGTGGCCCACAGTGTACACGTGAAACCAGAGAACCTGCGCCTGGCAGAG GTGATTAAGAATCGCTTCCACCGTATGTTCCTGCCATCCAACTCGCTGGACACGGTCTCCCCCACggacctgctgctctgctttgaggtgctgtccccagagctggctAAGGAGCGGGTGGTGGAGCTGCAGGTCCAGCAG CGTCCACAGGTGCCTAGCGGCCCTGTCGCCAAGTGTGCGGCCTGCCAGAAGAAGCAGCTGCCGGAGGATGAGAAGCTCAGGCGCTGCACGAGGTGCTATCGAGTCGGTTACTGCAACGT GGCATGTCAGAAAACACACTGGCCAGACCACAAGGCTTTGTGCCGCCCCGAGAACATTGGTTTCCCCTTCCTCATCAGTGTGCCAGAATCCCGTCTCACCTACGCCCGCCTggctcagctgctggagggCTACGCAAG GTACTCTGTCAGCGTGTTCCAGCCTCCGTTCCAGCTGGGCCGGATGTCACcggagcaggggctgcagcctctgctcccgGACAAGCTGGAGCCCCTGGCCAagagcagctgtgcagcagccaCCTCTGCCCCTGAGCCGGGGGATGGGGACAGAGCTTCCAGCTTCCTGCAGGAGCCCCCACTCTCGCCAGCTGTGCCTGAGCTGCACCCAGAGCCAGGGGACACCGGCACAGTCCGGAGCAAGGTTCTGGCAGCAAGAAGTTCCCTCTTGAGTTTGGATTCAGGCTTCTCCGAGCACATGGAGTCGCAGGGCGACAGCTGTTGCGAGAAGGAGCCGTCCTATGAGAGAGCCCTCAAGCCAGAAG CTGCCATTCCTGGGTACCAACACACTCCAGACTCGCTGAGTGCCCGTGCCACGCAGTTCTACATCAACAAGATCGATGCTGCCAACCGTGAGCACAAGCTGGAAGATAAAG GTGACACCCCCCTGGAGCTGACAGATGACTGCTCCCTCGCCCTGGTATGGAAGAACAACGAGCGCCTCAAGGAGTTTGTGTTGGTGGAGTCCAAGGAGCTGGAGTGCGTGGAGGACCCAGGCTCGGCCAGCGAAGCAGCCCGGGCTGGTCACTTCACCCTGGAGCAATGCCTCAATCTCTTCACCAAGCCCGAAGTCCTGGCCCCAGAGGAAGCGTG GTACTGCCCCAAGTGCAAGCAGCACCGTGAGGCCTCCAAGCAGCTGATGCTGTGGCGCCTGCCCAACGTCCTCATCATCCAGCTCAAGCGCTTCTCATTCCGCAGCTTTATTTGGAGGGACAAGATCAACGACATGGTGGACTTCCCCGTCCG GAGCCTGGACCTGAGCAAGTTCTGCATTGGCCGGAAGGGCGAGCAGCAGCTGCCCATGTATGACCTGTATGCTGTGATCAACCACTATGGAGGCATGATTGGGGGGCACTACACAGCGTACGCCCGCCTGCCCAACGACAAGAACAGCCAGCGCAGCGACGTGG GCTGGCGGCTCTTTGACGACAGTACGGTCACCACTGTGGATGAGAGCCAGGTGGTAACCAGATACGCGTATGTCCTCTTCTACCGCCGGAGGAACTCTCCTGTGGAGAGACCCCTGCCAGGGCAACCCCCAGACCACCGAGCCGAGCACACCCCCTCTGCCgaagctgctgccagccag GGACTGCCCCCGGTGCCGTTCGGATCTGGCCTGGCCCCCGAAGGAGCCCCGGCGCTGGCCGCGGAAGGCCTCCCCGAGCGCTTCGCCAGCCCTGCTGAGCGCCCAGCCCCCTCCTACAGCAGCATGGAAGAAGTCGACTAG